A window of Kiritimatiellia bacterium contains these coding sequences:
- a CDS encoding glycosyltransferase, which translates to MQIDVSFVIPTLNAEALLSGCLASVRRQAFDPARVEILVPDGGSRDRTVEIARAYGATVLDARGELAEAAKRRAMAAARGRHIALLDADNEIVGTDWLGRALAALERHPEALGFESYYLKCPCHSRLNRYLTSCLQISDPYARFLAGRLRRRAVEPGDVEVFELPADGAYPTGANGFIFPRERLAALPADRPYHEAVFFPELMRRGVRTLIKIRGCGIWHHYVTTWSDYFRKRQRAMIIRSLRREEAPATWDAGGVLRKLAALLYFSTVVGPAVEGLIRALLARDPDWLLHAPAGLVSTAGNAIGLLRARYAVDRERRARLSQALHSPPSPR; encoded by the coding sequence GTGCAGATCGACGTCTCCTTCGTCATTCCGACTCTGAACGCGGAAGCGCTGCTGTCCGGCTGTCTCGCCTCGGTGCGCCGGCAGGCGTTCGACCCGGCTCGCGTGGAAATTCTCGTGCCGGACGGCGGCTCGCGCGACCGCACCGTCGAGATCGCGCGCGCCTACGGCGCCACGGTTCTCGACGCCCGTGGCGAGCTCGCCGAGGCTGCGAAGCGTCGGGCCATGGCGGCGGCGCGCGGCCGCCACATCGCGCTGCTCGACGCGGACAACGAAATCGTCGGCACCGACTGGCTCGGCCGGGCGCTCGCCGCGCTGGAGCGTCACCCCGAGGCGCTGGGGTTCGAGTCGTACTATCTCAAATGTCCATGCCACAGCCGGCTGAATCGCTATCTGACCTCCTGCCTCCAGATCAGCGACCCCTACGCCCGATTCCTCGCCGGCCGGCTGCGGCGGCGCGCGGTGGAACCGGGCGATGTCGAGGTGTTCGAGTTGCCCGCCGACGGCGCCTACCCGACCGGCGCCAACGGCTTCATCTTCCCGCGCGAGCGGCTGGCCGCGCTGCCCGCCGACCGGCCCTACCACGAGGCGGTGTTCTTCCCGGAGCTGATGCGCCGCGGTGTGCGCACTCTGATCAAGATCCGCGGCTGCGGCATCTGGCACCACTACGTGACGACGTGGTCGGACTACTTCCGCAAGCGCCAACGCGCAATGATCATCCGGTCGCTACGCCGCGAAGAGGCGCCCGCCACCTGGGACGCGGGCGGTGTGCTCCGCAAACTCGCCGCGCTGCTGTATTTCTCGACGGTGGTCGGCCCCGCGGTCGAAGGATTGATCCGCGCGCTGCTCGCCCGCGATCCGGACTGGCTGCTCCACGCGCCGGCGGGGCTGGTCTCCACCGCCGGGAACGCGATCGGCCTACTTCGCGCGCGGTACGCGGTGGACCGCGAGCGCCGCGCCCGCCTGAGCCAGGCGCTGCACTCGCCACCCTCGCCCCGCTAG